Below is a window of Sus scrofa isolate TJ Tabasco breed Duroc chromosome 10, Sscrofa11.1, whole genome shotgun sequence DNA.
TTCGTGCTTgtgcttctccttctccttctcccgcTTCTCCcgctctctcttctccttctcccgCTCCcgctccttcttctccttctccttctcccgctccttcttcttcttcttctcctttttgtcctttttcctgtctttctccttGGGCTTCTCCTTCTCCTCGAGCAGCTTCTCGGGGAGCAGGGGCGACAGGGCCGGGAGCGTGGCGGGGACGCGCAGGGCCGCGGTGGGGCTGAACAGGGGCAGCGCCGCGTCCTTCGGGGGCAGCGCCAGGGCGCCGGAGGGCACCTTCAGCTTCTCATCCCGCCCTCTGTCCCTCGCTTTCTCTCTGTCCCGCTTCTCTTTGTCCTTCTTgcccttttctctgtctttcttcttaTCCTTatgcttctccttttcctttctcgcGAGTCCATCTTTCAATCTCCCTTTGGGGTCCACGTCCTCAAACTCCTTGATCTTAAACTTGTAGGGGTCGGCCTCCTCGTCTTTCAGGAAGTCCTTCCAAGGATGCTTGGTCTCCTTGCtggcttccctttccttctccttgtccttccccttctctttgcTCTTGTCCTTGCTTTTGTCCCTGTCCCTCTCCTTGTCTcgctgcttttccttctttttcatcttcGTCTTCAGTTcctttttcaacttctttttgACGTCTGCGGAGGACGGCGGCTTGGGCTTCTCCTCGTACACCTTGTGGAGAGGctcgggggtgggaggagagatggAAGGAGAGGAGATGGGAGGGAAGCCGGGGGGCACGCTGGGGGGCGTCCCCAGCTTGGCCTTCCTGACCACCTCGTCGATGGAGGCGTCCATGGTCCATGAGTTGTCAGAGCTCGAGGTTCCGCCCGAAAGAGGCCGAGGCGTGGACCCTGACTTGGGGAAGTTGTTTGAGGAGGCGGAAGCTTGCGGAGTAGTACATTCTGAACCTGAAATTCTCTTCGGGCTGGTGAAAAGGTCTCCTTCTGATTCTGATCCAGAGGAGAATTCGAAAGGATCTGGCTCCCGCTCGGCACAAGCTCGCGCAATCACGGCATCGATGGAGTCGTCAATGGTCTTATCGGTCACGACGGCCTTTTTCGGCTGAGTCTCGTTGTTCAGTTTCCCAGCATCGGGGGGAGCTTGTATTTGTTTTACCTGAATGGTCTCTCTACTCGTTTTTTCACTTACTGTGGCTGAAGGAGTCCTGTTTGGTGTTTCAGGTCTGATGGGGATTTGGGGGAGAGGAGTCATAACCTTGGGACTCTTGGGGCTTTTGGGGCTCTTAGAACGTCCAGGAGACTTCTTTTCTTTGGATAGAGTTTTTGGTGACCGAATAGGACTTCCGACCATTGCTGGTGACTGAGTCGTTTTAGGCGATTTAGCCTTCTGTCCTGGAGAAGTAGTTTTAGTCTTTGTTTTGGGGGTAAACGACTTTGCTTCCAGTGGCTTTGCGGTTGGCATCTGTGATTTTGCCACCGGAGCTAACATGGGCGGCTCTGGTGACGGAGGCGCGAGGTCCGCGCTGTCCTGGACGTGGACGGGAGAGAGCATTGGCGGGATCTTCTGGGTGTTGATCGAGCTGAGCGGTTCTCGGGCTTCCTGCAACACCACGTCCAGGGTGTCTCCTTTGCTGCTTATCAGGCGAGGCCGCTTCATGGCAGGCAGTTCTTCAGCTTCCGGACTGTCCAGCGGTCTCTTACCCAAGAAGTTCTCATCGTTAAtaatttcctcctcctccagctcgtCATCTTCTTCCAAGGGAACCTGCATGGCCTCTGCCGATGTGCCCCCATCGGTGGGCAcctgctcttcttcttcttctggtaaaggaagaaaaagaagttattagaatatacatattttttaaaaccttgagaaataaaaacaatgcttTGAACATGActtcagggaaagaaaagaaattacggACAGTGTCTAGAGAGTGAAGCGGTACGTTTCCTAGGATCTTGCAGACTCACACCCCTTTGCTGTCCAAAGAGTGGAGACTCAGGACAGCAGACACCAAACTCTACTCCTTTCCAGAGGCGTGGCCCTCCTTGCGGGATCTGGAGCTTGCTAAGTATTTCCCGGGTGCCCTCTGCTTCCTTTATTAATTCTTCTCCTAACCTGACGAagccctgtctttctcttttcctcttcctcttgtgTACACGAATTCAggcacacacaggtgcacacgcgcacataccacacacacacaaacccctaCAAATCCAGAGATGGGTTATTATATGGCTACTATCCTCAGAAATGACAGAaaggtgtactttttttttttagaactttcaaaacaatttttttttttttgtctttttcttttctaggaccgctcccgtggcatatggaggttcccagactaggggtccaatcggagctgcagccaccgctgcagagccacatcaacgcaggatccaagccgcgtctgcaacctacaccacagctcacggcaatgccagatcctcaacccactgagcaaggccagggaccgaacccgcaacctcacggttcctagtcggattcgttaaccactgagccacgacaggaactcctcaaaacaaaattttaattctcGGAGTTTGGAAAATGTAAACCTCTGACCTAGCACCATTCATCTGCTACTTACGTCTTCTTTCCGCTTGCTTGAGGTCAGCTACCTTGAGAGGTGGCGTGGTGAAGTCAGAGACACTGGCTTGGCGTTAGAAAGAGGCATTTCAGCAGGCGTTCGGGCACCACAGGGCAATCTCTTAGCCTCTTTGTGGCTGCTTCCTGACCTTTCAAAAGGGGCTAATGTTACCTGCCTTGCTTACTTGACTGAGTTGCTATAGGAGCAGATCCTTTCTGTCTACACGTATTACCTTGAGCATATATACCAGGCATAGCGCACAATGCTAACGGCTGAAGGAGCTACTGGGCTAAGTCAGAAATAAATCATGAGCTAAAAGAGCTTACAGTTTAGCAAGAGACACCACACAGAACGTGGCATGGACCGTAAGGTAGATAAAGTGCTCGAGTAGTTCAAGGGAGAAACGGATTACCTTCATGTCCAAGATCTGGAAAAAAATGTGACTACTTACGCAGCGTTTTAGATATCTGGAGACTGGGAATGGTAAAGCACAGGAAGAAAGAGATGACACAGGGAGGTATGCGCGTGGGGAGCTGTTTAAGACCACGGGATAAGGTGTCTGGAAAGCAGCGTGCAAAACGGGAAACTGGAGAAAGTAAGTTTAGCAAGCTGACATGCAGATCCTAGAAGTTCTCAATTCCAGAGCAATGCCGGTGATCCTTATGCAACTGGTAGTTTCAACCTCGTCAAGATATTTCGACAAGGGAGAGAAATGCCTGGAGTATGTGTTAGCAGGATTATTCGGGCAGG
It encodes the following:
- the TAF3 gene encoding transcription initiation factor TFIID subunit 3, translating into MCESYSRSLLRVSVAQICQALGWDSVQLSACHLLTDVLQRYLQQLGRGCHRYSELYGRTDPILDDVGEAFQLMGVSLHELEDYIHNIEPVTFPHQIPSFPVSKNNVLQFPQPGSQDAEERKEYIPDYLPPIVSSQEEEEEEQVPTDGGTSAEAMQVPLEEDDELEEEEIINDENFLGKRPLDSPEAEELPAMKRPRLISSKGDTLDVVLQEAREPLSSINTQKIPPMLSPVHVQDSADLAPPSPEPPMLAPVAKSQMPTAKPLEAKSFTPKTKTKTTSPGQKAKSPKTTQSPAMVGSPIRSPKTLSKEKKSPGRSKSPKSPKSPKVMTPLPQIPIRPETPNRTPSATVSEKTSRETIQVKQIQAPPDAGKLNNETQPKKAVVTDKTIDDSIDAVIARACAEREPDPFEFSSGSESEGDLFTSPKRISGSECTTPQASASSNNFPKSGSTPRPLSGGTSSSDNSWTMDASIDEVVRKAKLGTPPSVPPGFPPISSPSISPPTPEPLHKVYEEKPKPPSSADVKKKLKKELKTKMKKKEKQRDKERDRDKSKDKSKEKGKDKEKEREASKETKHPWKDFLKDEEADPYKFKIKEFEDVDPKGRLKDGLARKEKEKHKDKKKDREKGKKDKEKRDREKARDRGRDEKLKVPSGALALPPKDAALPLFSPTAALRVPATLPALSPLLPEKLLEEKEKPKEKDRKKDKKEKKKKKEREKEKEKKEREREKEKREREKREKEKEKHKHEKIKVEPVVPAPSPVIPRLTLRVGAGQDKIVISKVVPAPEAKPAPSLNRPKTPPPAPVPAPVPMHVSPAPVPLPLLAQCSAPPAGLPAPPPAAAAAASAKAPVRSVVTETVSTYVIRDEWGNQIWICPGCNKPDDGSPMIGCDGCDDWYHWPCVGITAAPPEEMQWFCPKCPNKKKEKKHKKRKHRAH